In one Nicotiana sylvestris chromosome 8, ASM39365v2, whole genome shotgun sequence genomic region, the following are encoded:
- the LOC138875055 gene encoding uncharacterized protein, whose protein sequence is MTIGDDGVLRIQGKICVPNVDGLRELILEEAHSSRYQSSIQMAPYEALYGRRCRFPIGWFELDEARLLGTNLVQDALEKVKVIQDRLRTAQYKQKSYADRKVHDVSYMVGERVLLRVSPMKGVIRFSKK, encoded by the exons atgactattggtgatgacggtgtATTGAGGATACAAGGTaaaatttgtgtacccaatgttgatgggcttcgagagttgattctagaggaagcccatagctcgcg ctatcagtccagcattcaaatggcaccgtatgaggccttatatggcaGGCGGTGTAGATTTCccattggttggtttgagctggatgaggctagattattgggcacaaacttagttcaggatgctttggagaaggttaaggtgattcaggatagactccgtacagcccagtacAAACAGAAGAGctacgcagaccggaaggttcatgatgtttcctatatggttggagagcgggttctgcttcgggtttcacctatgaagggcgttattaGGTTTAGCAAGAAatga